TCAGCGTTTCCGGCAACGTCACGCACATGCGGCCATTGCCCTCAGATTCGACAACGTTGACGGTGCCGGTTTCTGCCACACCAAAGTTGGCGCCGGAGATGGCGACCTTGGCCTTCATGAATTGCTGGCGCAGGAACTGGCGGGATGCCTCGGCCAACTCGGCGGGCTCGGCCTTCAGCGAGTCGTCCGTATTGGGCATTTTWTCGACGAAGATATCGCGAATTTCCGCGCGGTTTCGGTGAATTGCGGGCACCAGAATGTGCGATGGCATATCGTCACCAAGCTGGACGATGAGCTCTGCCAAGTCGGTTTCCTGGGCGTGGATTCCGGCGTCTTCGAGGTGCTCGTTCAAGCCGATTTCCTGGGTAGCCATGGACTTAACCTTGACTACGTCGGTTTCGCCCGTTTCGCGGATGAGACCTTCAATGATCTCGTTGGCTTCCTTGGCATCGCGTGCCCAGTGGACGATGCCGCCGCGGTCAGACACGGCCTTCTCAAATTGCTCGAGCAATTCCGGCATGCGGGCTGCGACGTCCTCTTTGAGGGCAGAGCCGGCGTTGCGGAGCAGCTCCCAGTCATCCACTTCCTGCACGGTGTTAGCGCGCTTTTGGCGGATGGTGGTGGTCGCGTGCTGCAGGTTATGACGCTGGGTAGCGTTATTCAGCCCGACGTGCGCGAGCGGGACGAAGGCCTTGCTGCCGCGCAGGTTGCCGTAGCCTTCAGGGGCGCGTGGTGGGGTGGTGTCGAGGAAAGAGGTCATTAGAGCATCGTCTCCTTGGAGTAAGCGGCGGAGTTTGGCTGCCACGGGTGTTCCTTCGTGGAGGCCAAAATCTCTGCCATGTGTAGGGCGCGAATGCCGGAGCGCTGGCGGTGGAGCGCGCCGCCGATATTCATCAGGCAGGACGAGTCACCAGCGGTAACGTACTCGGCTTGGGTGTCTTTAATGTGGCGGGKTTTWTYGGAGACCATTKCCTGGGRCACCTCTGCATTCTTCAGGGCAAACGTGCCGCCGAAGCCGCAGCACTCTTCGCTATTGGCTAGTGGTGCCAAGTCGATGCCCTCGACTTCTTGCAAAAGCTTGTAGGGGCGGTCTTCCAGCTTAAGGAAGCGCAGGCCGTGGCAGGCTGAGTGGTAGGTCACTCGGTGTGGGAAGAAAGCGCCGACGTTGGTCACGCCTTCAATATCGACCAAAAATTCCGTGAGATCGTAGGTCTTTCCCGCGGTCTTCTGCGCGCCATCGACATCGGCGGAAGTGCCGAAGCGGTCGGCAATGCTTTCGTGGCGGTCGCGAACTGCTGCAACGCAGGAACCGGAGGCGGCCACGACGTAGTCAATGGAAGGATCTGCGAAGGCATCCGCATAAGAGCGGATCATCCCCAGAGTTTCCTTTTGGTAGCCGGTGTTGATGTGCATCTGGCCGCAGCAGGTTTGCTCCTCCGGAAGGACAACTTCGTGACCTAACCGGGAGAGAACCAATGCCGTCGCCTTTTGGACGTCCGGGAAAAGGGTGTCACCAATGCAAGTAGAAAAAAGCGCAATGCGCATACGGTGCTCCTTATTAGTTTTTAAGTCATGGAGGTGTCATTAACACTACACATTCACTGCGTGGAATGTAGTGTGAATCACGTTCTACCAGCATATATTTTGTAATATATATCGCAATATAGGTTTGCCTAAGAGGTCTATTAAATGAGTGATCTCCGCCCGCGGAAATGTTAGCCAGTGCTTCTTTTCGCACGTGTCGGGGCAGTGAACTAGACTCTTGCCACATGACTCCAGCTGATTTGGCCACCTTAGTTAAAGAATCCGCCACCGAGGTCATGGCAGAACATGACCTAGACGCGTCCGTATTGCCGGAATCTGTCACGGTAGAGCGCCCCCGCAACCCAGAACACGGTGACTACGCCACCAACCTTGCACTGCAGGTGGCCAAGAAAGCCGGCGCGAATCCGCGCGAATTTGGTGGCTGGTTAGCGCAAAAATTAGCCCAGCACGATGCCATTGCGGAAGCCGATATTGCCGGGCCTGGATTTATTAATATCCGCTTAGCCGCCGCTGCCCAGGGTGAGATTGTCGCCCAGATTCTGCAGGCAGGCGCGGACTACGGTTCGAATGACTCCTTTGCAGGCAAGAAGATTAACCTGGAATTTGTGTCTGCCAACCCCACGGGCCCGATTCACCTGGGCGGGACGCGGTGGGCCGCCGTCGGCGATTCGCTAGGCAGGGTACTCACGGCTTCCGGTGCAGAAGTCACCCGCGAGTACTACTTCAATGATCACGGCGGCCAGATCGATCGCTTCTCGCGCTCCCTTGTTGCCGCAGCTAAAGGCGAGCCCACGCCGGAGGACGGCTACGGCGGAGATTATATTCGCGACATCGCAAACGCGGTTGTGGAAAAGAACCCCAACGCGCTCGAGGGCGATGCTGCGCAGGTGCAGGAGGCCTTCCGCGCCGATGGCGTAGAGATGATGTTTGCCCAGATTAAGCAGTCCCTGCATGAATTTGGCGTGGACTTTGATGTCTACTTCCACGAAAATTCACTGTTCGAATCTGGGGCGGTGGACAAGGCGCTTGAGACCCTGAAGTCTGAAGGTCACCTTTATGAGGCGGACAACGCGTGGTGGCTGAAATCGACCGACTATGGCGATTCTAAGGATCGCGTCGTGGTGAAATCGGACGGCAATGCCGCGTACATCGCCGGCGATATCGCCTATGTGGCCGATAAATTCGACCGTGGCCATGACCTCAATATCTATATGCTGGGCGCTGACCACCACGGTTATGTCCCGCGCTTGAAGGCGGCGGCAGCTGCCTTGGGCTATGACGCCGATGGCGTGGAGGTGCTCATTGGTCAGATGGTCAACCTGTTGCGCGATGGCAAGCCGGTGCGCATGTCCAAGCGCGCGGGCACTGTGATCACCATTGAGGATCTGGTCGCCGCCATCGGCGTCGATGCATCGCGGTATTCGCTGGTGCGATCTTCTGTGGATCAGTCGATCGATATCGATCTGGGCCTGTGGGAGTCGCAGTCCTCGGATAATCCGGTCTACTACGTGCAATACGGACACGCGCGGTTGTGCTCGATCGGGCGCAAGGCAGCGGAGCTGGGAGTTAGTTCCGAAGGTGCGGACCTGTCGCTGCTGGAGCATGAGCGCGA
This is a stretch of genomic DNA from Corynebacterium accolens. It encodes these proteins:
- a CDS encoding lactate utilization protein B, whose protein sequence is MTSFLDTTPPRAPEGYGNLRGSKAFVPLAHVGLNNATQRHNLQHATTTIRQKRANTVQEVDDWELLRNAGSALKEDVAARMPELLEQFEKAVSDRGGIVHWARDAKEANEIIEGLIRETGETDVVKVKSMATQEIGLNEHLEDAGIHAQETDLAELIVQLGDDMPSHILVPAIHRNRAEIRDIFVXKMPNTDDSLKAEPAELAEASRQFLRQQFMKAKVAISGANFGVAETGTVNVVESEGNGRMCVTLPETLITVMGIEKLVPTFQDLEVFLQLLPRSSTAERMNPYTSMWSGVTEGDGPQNFHIVLLDNGRTAALSSPVGHQALKCIRCSACLNVCPVYERAGGHAYGSVYPGPIGISLTPQLTGMKDHNDPSASLPYACSLCGRCDDVCPVKIPLSDVIVENRHQKVTHAASPIEPKLFKTVQLLWDNPKMWDKVTHLVALGRVMGGFNGTIESLPLFMSGWSDGRDTAIPPKKSFRQWFDSDEGKELLANARKEATK
- a CDS encoding (Fe-S)-binding protein; its protein translation is MRIALFSTCIGDTLFPDVQKATALVLSRLGHEVVLPEEQTCCGQMHINTGYQKETLGMIRSYADAFADPSIDYVVAASGSCVAAVRDRHESIADRFGTSADVDGAQKTAGKTYDLTEFLVDIEGVTNVGAFFPHRVTYHSACHGLRFLKLEDRPYKLLQEVEGIDLAPLANSEECCGFGGTFALKNAEVXQXMVSXKXRHIKDTQAEYVTAGDSSCLMNIGGALHRQRSGIRALHMAEILASTKEHPWQPNSAAYSKETML
- the argS gene encoding arginine--tRNA ligase, which translates into the protein MTPADLATLVKESATEVMAEHDLDASVLPESVTVERPRNPEHGDYATNLALQVAKKAGANPREFGGWLAQKLAQHDAIAEADIAGPGFINIRLAAAAQGEIVAQILQAGADYGSNDSFAGKKINLEFVSANPTGPIHLGGTRWAAVGDSLGRVLTASGAEVTREYYFNDHGGQIDRFSRSLVAAAKGEPTPEDGYGGDYIRDIANAVVEKNPNALEGDAAQVQEAFRADGVEMMFAQIKQSLHEFGVDFDVYFHENSLFESGAVDKALETLKSEGHLYEADNAWWLKSTDYGDSKDRVVVKSDGNAAYIAGDIAYVADKFDRGHDLNIYMLGADHHGYVPRLKAAAAALGYDADGVEVLIGQMVNLLRDGKPVRMSKRAGTVITIEDLVAAIGVDASRYSLVRSSVDQSIDIDLGLWESQSSDNPVYYVQYGHARLCSIGRKAAELGVSSEGADLSLLEHEREGDLXRXLGEFPAVVADAAELREPHRVARYAEELAGVFHRFYDTCQVLPKAGEEEQPIHSARLALAEASRVVLSNALTMVGVSAPEKM